The following coding sequences lie in one Synechococcus sp. PCC 7336 genomic window:
- the xerC gene encoding site-specific tyrosine recombinase XerC, producing the protein MSRKRPPPSFPDVPNIADPQGFVCFMERFLEWMAVRNYSPRTITARRFYLAHFINWSAQRSLLRPPEITKPILERYQRFLYHYRQPNGKPLSFRSQHNYLVAVRAWFKWLSRQNHILYNPASEIELPKLETRLPKAILSQKEAEQVLSQPDVNQAIGLRDRAMLETFYSTGIRRLEMIHLALEDLDGERGTLMVRQGKGRKDRMIPIGARAVAWIEKYLADVRPHLCCGHEDGRLFLSHLGEPLTPNRLTQLVRSYVDKAELGKTGSCHLFRHTMATLMHENGADIRHIQAMLGHVSLDTTQIYTQVSIKKLKQVHTLTHPARSERSLSVDWDGQTEETPATTDELFATLAAEQLDEQ; encoded by the coding sequence ATGTCTCGCAAGCGCCCGCCACCGTCCTTCCCCGACGTGCCCAACATCGCCGACCCCCAGGGTTTTGTCTGTTTCATGGAGCGCTTCCTCGAATGGATGGCCGTGCGCAACTACTCCCCCCGCACCATCACCGCCCGCCGTTTCTATCTGGCTCATTTCATCAATTGGTCCGCTCAGCGCTCTCTGTTGCGGCCTCCCGAGATCACTAAGCCCATTCTGGAGCGCTATCAGCGCTTTCTCTATCACTACCGTCAACCCAACGGCAAACCCCTTTCCTTCCGCTCTCAACACAACTATCTGGTGGCCGTGCGGGCCTGGTTTAAGTGGCTCTCGCGCCAGAATCACATTCTCTACAATCCCGCCAGCGAGATAGAGTTGCCCAAGCTCGAGACCCGACTACCCAAGGCCATTCTGTCTCAGAAGGAAGCCGAACAAGTTCTCAGCCAGCCGGATGTCAACCAGGCGATAGGCTTGCGAGACCGAGCCATGCTAGAAACGTTCTACAGCACGGGTATTCGCCGCCTGGAGATGATTCACTTAGCGCTTGAAGACCTCGATGGCGAGCGGGGTACTTTGATGGTGCGTCAGGGGAAAGGACGCAAGGACCGCATGATTCCCATTGGCGCTCGGGCCGTAGCTTGGATAGAGAAATATCTGGCTGATGTGCGGCCCCATCTCTGTTGCGGTCATGAGGATGGCCGTTTGTTTCTGTCTCATCTGGGGGAGCCGCTGACCCCCAACCGCTTGACTCAGTTGGTTCGCTCCTATGTCGATAAGGCTGAGCTGGGCAAGACGGGGAGTTGTCATTTGTTCCGTCACACGATGGCGACGCTCATGCACGAGAATGGAGCCGATATCCGTCACATTCAGGCGATGTTGGGTCACGTCAGTCTCGATACCACTCAGATCTACACCCAGGTCTCGATTAAGAAGCTCAAGCAGGTTCATACCCTCACTCACCCGGCTCGCTCCGAGCGCTCGCTCAGCGTCGATTGGGATGGGCAGACTGAAGAGACACCCGCCACAACCGATGAGTTATTCGCCACCTTAGCTGCCGAACAGTTGGACGAGCAGTAG
- a CDS encoding helix-turn-helix domain-containing protein: QQQLADAVELHVNQIKNYESGSGQPTLSSLVKLAKTLHISLDDLVFEGDERGPDEQLKLQFEAIRDFDEEDKALAKGLLEGLILRHAAKQSMLRQAASQRELASQS, translated from the coding sequence CACAGCAGCAATTGGCTGACGCTGTAGAATTGCACGTCAACCAGATCAAGAACTACGAGTCTGGGTCTGGGCAGCCGACCCTAAGCTCTCTAGTGAAGCTGGCGAAGACTTTGCACATCAGTTTGGACGATCTAGTGTTCGAAGGCGACGAGCGCGGACCAGATGAGCAGCTAAAACTCCAATTTGAGGCGATTCGGGATTTTGACGAAGAGGATAAAGCTCTGGCGAAGGGGCTTTTAGAAGGGTTAATCCTAAGACATGCGGCTAAACAATCTATGTTGAGACAGGCAGCTAGTCAGCGGGAGTTAGCAAGCCAAAGTTAG
- the xerC gene encoding site-specific tyrosine recombinase XerC: PRTITARRFYLAHFINWSAQRSLLRPPEITKPILERYQRFLYHYRQPNGKPLSFRSQHNYLVAVRAWFKWLSRQNHILYNPASEIELPKLETRLPKAILSQKEAEQVLSQPDVNQAIGLRDRAMLETFYSTGIRRLEMIHLALEDLDGERGTLMVRQGKGRKDRMIPIGARAVAWIEKYLADVRPHLCCGHEDGRLFLSHLGEPLTPNRLTQLVRSYVDKAELGKTGSCHLFRHTMATLMHENGADIRHIQAMLGHVSLDTTQIYTQVSIKKLKQVHTLTHPARSERSLSVDWDGQTEETPATADELFATLAAEQLDEQ, encoded by the coding sequence CCCCCGCACCATCACCGCCCGCCGTTTCTATCTGGCTCATTTCATCAATTGGTCCGCTCAGCGCTCCCTCTTGCGGCCTCCCGAGATCACTAAGCCCATTCTGGAGCGCTATCAGCGCTTTCTCTATCACTACCGTCAACCCAACGGCAAACCCCTTTCCTTCCGCTCTCAACACAACTATCTGGTGGCCGTGCGAGCCTGGTTTAAGTGGCTCTCGCGACAGAATCACATTCTCTACAATCCCGCCAGCGAGATAGAGTTGCCCAAGCTCGAGACCCGACTACCCAAGGCCATTCTGTCTCAGAAGGAAGCCGAACAAGTTCTCAGCCAGCCGGATGTCAACCAGGCGATAGGCTTGCGAGACCGAGCCATGCTAGAAACGTTCTACAGCACGGGTATTCGCCGCCTGGAGATGATTCACTTAGCGCTCGAAGACCTCGATGGCGAGCGGGGTACTTTGATGGTGCGTCAGGGGAAAGGACGCAAGGACCGCATGATTCCCATTGGCGCTCGGGCCGTAGCTTGGATAGAGAAATATCTGGCTGATGTGCGGCCCCATCTCTGTTGCGGTCATGAGGATGGCCGTTTGTTTCTGTCTCATCTGGGGGAGCCGCTGACCCCCAACCGCTTGACTCAGTTGGTTCGCTCCTATGTCGATAAGGCTGAGCTGGGCAAGACGGGGAGTTGTCATTTGTTCCGTCACACGATGGCGACGCTCATGCACGAGAATGGGGCCGATATCCGTCACATTCAGGCGATGCTGGGTCACGTCAGTCTCGATACCACTCAGATTTACACCCAGGTCTCGATTAAGAAGCTCAAGCAGGTTCATACCCTCACTCACCCGGCTCGCTCCGAGCGCTCGCTCTCCGTCGATTGGGATGGACAGACTGAAGAGACACCCGCCACAGCCGATGAGTTATTCGCCACCTTAGCCGCCGAACAGTTGGACGAGCAGTAG
- a CDS encoding CHC2 zinc finger domain-containing protein — protein sequence MPRYPDELIERIKSDVSLERLLAAQGHELKKHGQDLITTCPFHEDKTPSLVISPDTNLWHCMGACQSGGSVIDWVMKREAVSFRHAIELLKHDLPHLDADNPTPAQPIKRSSTPKLPPLAANPDNQRLLQQVIDHYHRTLTESPDALAYLQSRGLHSSELVQQFKLGYANRTLSYRLPQKNRKPGAAIRTQLQDIGLLRQSGHEHFNGCLVVPVLDETDVIHEVYGRKIGQRLRQGTVQHLYLPGPHRGVWNLSALSASSEAILCESLIDAMTFWVHGYRNVTSSYGTSGFTFDHLAAFEQQAITRVYIAYDRDSAGDAAAEKLAQTLRDKGIECFRLLFPQGMDANAYAQAVTDPAERLGAAIRKAEWIGKGKTPPQLPPLAAPTSTPEPEREPDPQEAELPEADIKEHEIKLSFGERHYRIRGLEKNLSYDQLKINLLIRRDKAFHVDTLDLYNARHRSAFLKQASHELCLSSDSLKADLAQVLLQLEELQDQQIQQALKPKTQVPHMNQSELKAALELLKQPNLLERILQDFDRCGVVGEQTNKLVGYLAATSRKLEAPLAVLIQSSSAAGKSSLMDAILALIPAEEQVKYSAMTGQSLFYMGETDLKHKILAIAEEEGAEQASYALKLLQSEGEVTIASTGKDASSGKLQTVQYRVEGPVMLMMT from the coding sequence ATGCCCCGCTACCCAGACGAGTTAATCGAGCGCATCAAAAGCGATGTCAGTCTCGAACGCCTCTTGGCCGCCCAAGGCCACGAGCTCAAAAAACACGGCCAAGACCTGATAACCACCTGCCCCTTCCACGAAGACAAAACCCCCAGCCTGGTCATCAGCCCCGATACCAACCTCTGGCACTGCATGGGAGCCTGCCAAAGTGGCGGCTCCGTCATCGACTGGGTGATGAAACGGGAAGCCGTCAGCTTCCGCCACGCCATCGAACTGCTCAAACACGACCTCCCCCATCTCGATGCCGATAACCCCACCCCCGCTCAACCCATCAAACGCAGCAGCACTCCCAAACTCCCACCCTTAGCCGCCAACCCCGACAACCAGCGGCTACTCCAGCAAGTCATCGACCATTACCACCGCACCCTAACCGAGTCCCCCGATGCCCTGGCTTACCTGCAAAGTCGCGGCCTACACAGCAGCGAACTGGTGCAGCAATTCAAGCTGGGCTATGCCAACCGCACCCTCAGCTATCGCCTGCCTCAAAAGAACCGCAAACCGGGCGCTGCCATTCGCACCCAACTACAAGACATCGGCCTACTCCGTCAAAGCGGTCACGAACATTTCAACGGCTGTCTGGTGGTGCCAGTGCTGGATGAAACCGATGTCATTCACGAAGTCTACGGTCGCAAGATCGGTCAACGCTTACGCCAAGGCACCGTCCAACATCTCTACCTTCCCGGCCCCCATCGCGGCGTCTGGAATCTCTCCGCCTTATCCGCCAGCTCGGAAGCGATCCTGTGCGAGTCGTTAATTGACGCGATGACTTTTTGGGTTCATGGTTACCGCAACGTCACCAGCAGCTACGGCACCAGTGGCTTTACCTTCGACCATTTAGCCGCCTTCGAGCAGCAGGCCATCACTCGGGTCTACATCGCCTACGACCGCGACAGCGCTGGTGATGCTGCCGCTGAGAAGCTAGCACAAACCTTGAGGGACAAAGGCATTGAATGCTTCCGCCTGCTCTTTCCCCAAGGCATGGACGCTAACGCCTACGCCCAAGCCGTCACCGACCCCGCCGAGCGTCTGGGTGCTGCCATTCGTAAAGCTGAGTGGATAGGCAAAGGCAAAACTCCCCCTCAACTCCCTCCCTTAGCCGCTCCGACTTCGACACCAGAACCGGAGCGCGAGCCCGACCCGCAAGAAGCTGAACTACCTGAGGCCGATATCAAAGAGCACGAAATCAAACTCAGCTTCGGCGAGCGCCATTACCGTATCCGTGGCCTAGAGAAGAACCTCAGCTACGACCAACTCAAAATCAACTTACTGATCCGCCGCGACAAAGCCTTTCACGTCGATACCCTCGACCTCTACAATGCCCGCCACCGCAGCGCCTTCCTCAAACAAGCCAGCCACGAACTCTGCCTGTCCAGCGACAGCCTCAAAGCAGATCTCGCCCAAGTGCTGTTGCAATTAGAGGAGCTGCAAGACCAACAGATCCAGCAGGCCCTCAAACCCAAGACTCAAGTGCCCCACATGAACCAGAGTGAGCTGAAAGCCGCTCTGGAGCTGCTCAAACAACCCAACCTGCTCGAGCGTATTTTGCAAGACTTCGACCGTTGCGGCGTTGTGGGAGAACAAACCAACAAACTCGTCGGCTATCTGGCCGCCACCAGTCGCAAACTGGAGGCTCCCTTAGCCGTCCTGATTCAAAGCTCCAGTGCTGCGGGGAAAAGCTCGTTGATGGATGCGATTCTGGCGCTGATTCCTGCCGAGGAACAGGTCAAGTATTCGGCCATGACTGGCCAGAGTTTGTTCTACATGGGAGAAACCGACCTCAAACACAAGATCCTGGCCATTGCTGAAGAAGAAGGGGCCGAGCAAGCCAGTTACGCGCTCAAATTGCTCCAATCAGAGGGAGAAGTCACGATTGCTTCAACGGGCAAGGATGCCAGTAGTGGCAAACTCCAGACGGTGCAATACCGCGTCGAGGGGCCGGTGATGTTGATGATGACCA
- a CDS encoding helix-turn-helix domain-containing protein, with protein sequence MDFPARLVQLRKSQGLTQQQLADAVELHVNQIKNYESGSGQPTLSSLVKLAKTLHISLDDLVFEGDERGPDEQLKLQFEAIRDFDEEDKALAKGLLEGLILRHAAKQSMLRQAASQRELASQS encoded by the coding sequence ATGGATTTTCCCGCTAGGCTCGTTCAGTTGCGCAAAAGTCAAGGATTGACACAGCAGCAATTGGCTGACGCTGTAGAATTGCACGTCAACCAGATCAAGAACTACGAGTCTGGGTCTGGGCAGCCGACCCTAAGCTCTCTAGTGAAGCTGGCGAAGACTTTGCACATCAGTTTGGACGATCTAGTGTTCGAAGGCGACGAGCGCGGACCAGATGAGCAGCTAAAACTCCAATTTGAGGCGATTCGGGATTTTGACGAAGAGGATAAAGCTCTGGCGAAGGGGCTTTTAGAAGGGTTAATCCTAAGACATGCGGCTAAACAATCTATGTTGAGACAGGCAGCTAGTCAGCGGGAGTTAGCAAGCCAAAGTTAG
- a CDS encoding RHS repeat-associated core domain-containing protein yields MSYDSFGNITSQSNPEVEFRFSYAGREFDDETGLFYNRARYLDPSTGQFISQDPLGFGAGDTNLYRYVFNNPLSFNDPSGLQAFVPTLSLNDQNFDGRDDSSEPGAIDLDGDGEIDDSGLASELFGSALAGLSILRAPASPINLPSPTPIELTPDVGDANTPSQLPDIPVDLPSLEGIPLGENIGQILVLGNDAIQTAQDIADAILESTDLDAAREIIENSHILLSESSNSGSVEDFVSSLPTRQTPSNTRADLFEIEQTGPRNFTVPAGDESINIDGFNGTTILEAKFAGNPGRSPFVEDSAIPGFIRDRIVAQQRDEFRRLAAAINDPQNPFTGLEVRTNDPRAVPFFESLINDFNIPGQVRVTPTDIN; encoded by the coding sequence ATCAGCTACGACAGTTTTGGCAACATTACCAGTCAAAGCAATCCTGAGGTTGAGTTCCGCTTTAGCTATGCAGGCCGCGAGTTTGATGATGAAACCGGCTTGTTCTATAACCGGGCTCGCTACCTCGACCCCTCAACCGGACAGTTCATCAGTCAAGATCCATTAGGCTTTGGTGCTGGCGATACCAATCTCTATCGCTATGTCTTCAATAATCCTCTCTCTTTCAATGATCCCAGTGGTCTGCAAGCGTTCGTGCCAACCTTATCTCTAAACGATCAGAACTTTGATGGCAGGGACGATTCGTCAGAGCCAGGGGCAATCGATTTAGATGGCGATGGGGAAATCGACGATAGCGGTCTTGCCTCTGAGTTATTTGGCTCGGCTTTAGCGGGGCTCTCCATTCTGCGGGCGCCCGCTTCCCCAATTAATTTACCGTCGCCGACGCCTATCGAGCTCACTCCAGATGTTGGCGATGCCAATACTCCCAGTCAGTTACCTGATATTCCTGTGGATTTACCAAGCCTGGAGGGTATACCGCTTGGAGAGAATATCGGTCAAATTTTGGTTTTGGGAAATGATGCGATTCAAACTGCGCAAGATATCGCTGACGCTATTCTCGAATCAACGGATCTCGATGCGGCAAGGGAGATTATTGAGAATAGTCATATCCTTCTCTCCGAAAGCTCAAATAGTGGAAGCGTTGAGGATTTTGTGTCTAGTTTGCCGACAAGACAAACACCGTCCAATACACGTGCAGACCTTTTTGAAATTGAGCAGACAGGGCCGCGCAACTTTACAGTTCCGGCGGGAGATGAATCAATTAACATTGATGGCTTTAATGGAACTACAATTTTGGAGGCTAAGTTCGCAGGAAATCCAGGTAGAAGTCCATTTGTTGAGGATAGTGCAATTCCAGGTTTTATCCGCGATAGAATTGTGGCCCAGCAAAGAGATGAATTTAGAAGATTAGCAGCAGCTATCAACGACCCTCAGAATCCATTCACCGGTTTGGAAGTTCGCACAAACGATCCAAGAGCAGTACCATTCTTTGAATCTCTAATCAATGACTTTAATATTCCTGGTCAGGTTAGAGTTACCCCAACAGATATTAATTAG
- the xerC gene encoding site-specific tyrosine recombinase XerC produces the protein MPRKRPPPSFPDVPNIADPQGFVCLMERYFEWLSVRNYSPGTIRTRRVRLSQFINWCAQRSLLRPCEITKPILERYQRHLYHYRQVNGKPLTFRSQHHSLVAIRAWFKWLARQNHILYNPASELELPKLENRLPKAVLSQPEAEQVLSQPDVRTATGLRDRAILETFYSTGIRRQELLQLALEDLDSQRGTLMVRQGKGRKDRMIPIGARAVAWIEKYLADVRPHLCCGHEDGCLFLSHLGEPFTPNRLTQLVRAYVDKADIGKTGSCHLFRHTMATLMHENGADIRDIQAMLGHVNLATTQLYTQVSIKKLKQVHTLTHPARSDRSLTVNWDEPAPATADELFATLAAELSDEQ, from the coding sequence ATGCCCCGCAAGCGCCCACCACCATCCTTCCCTGATGTGCCCAACATCGCCGACCCCCAAGGCTTTGTCTGTCTGATGGAGCGCTACTTTGAGTGGCTGAGCGTGCGTAACTACTCCCCCGGCACCATCCGCACTCGTCGGGTCCGCTTGAGCCAGTTCATCAACTGGTGCGCCCAGCGCTCTCTGCTACGACCCTGCGAAATCACCAAGCCGATTTTGGAACGCTACCAGCGCCATCTCTACCACTACCGCCAAGTCAACGGCAAACCGCTGACCTTCCGCTCCCAACACCACTCCTTGGTCGCCATCCGGGCCTGGTTCAAGTGGTTGGCCCGTCAGAATCACATCCTCTACAACCCCGCCAGCGAGCTGGAGTTACCCAAACTAGAGAACCGCTTGCCTAAAGCGGTTCTCTCCCAACCAGAAGCCGAGCAGGTACTCAGCCAGCCCGATGTCCGCACAGCAACGGGCCTGCGAGACCGGGCCATCCTCGAAACTTTCTACAGCACTGGTATTCGCCGTCAGGAGCTGCTCCAGCTCGCCCTCGAAGACCTCGATAGCCAACGGGGCACCTTGATGGTGCGTCAGGGAAAAGGACGCAAGGACCGTATGATTCCCATTGGCGCTCGTGCGGTGGCTTGGATTGAGAAGTATCTTGCGGATGTGCGGCCCCATCTTTGTTGCGGTCATGAAGATGGCTGTTTGTTCCTCTCTCATCTCGGGGAGCCGTTTACTCCCAATCGGCTCACCCAATTGGTGCGCGCCTACGTCGATAAAGCAGATATCGGCAAGACGGGTAGCTGTCATTTATTCCGCCACACCATGGCAACGCTCATGCACGAGAATGGGGCCGATATTCGCGATATTCAAGCGATGCTAGGTCATGTCAATCTCGCCACGACTCAGCTCTACACTCAGGTATCGATTAAGAAGCTCAAGCAGGTTCACACCCTCACCCATCCCGCTCGCTCGGACCGCTCGCTGACGGTGAACTGGGACGAGCCCGCTCCGGCAACTGCCGATGAGTTATTCGCCACCTTAGCTGCCGAACTGTCAGATGAGCAGTAG